atataattaaaaaagaaactGTATAGGTCTCAATGCATGCTGTCTAGACATTCTATAATCTATCCGTGGTAACTGTATTTTGTTCTCTAGATAACCAAgacaaaatttgatttttatctGGATTTACAGACTTGAATAGGACTTATATTTCTGAAAATCATATGATTTCTTGTGATTCAAATACTCCAAGCCATTGTGATGATAATCTCCATGTAAAAGGGAAACATATGTATCTTCGGAGAGATCAGTAAAAATATGACTTCAACTTGCATGCACGCTACAACCGGCCAGCGGCAATTAACCACACCGGACACGATGTCAGCATGCACGTCAAGTGTACTGAACAAATGACCGTTGAACCATGTGCTGCTAGTTTCACCCATCACCCACTCAATCAAGGAGCACTGTTGCAAAATATACCATGTGGCATCCATCCCAAGATGCAAAAACTTCATAAATCTAGAAAACCGATATGGTAGCTAGAGaagttattaattacactctccgtttcatattataagtcattttattttttttcttctggtcAAACTTTTttggtttgatcaaatttataaaaaaagactAACATTTTAAACACCAAACAAAcacattatcaaaatatatttaatgttacatTTAGTAAAACTAATTCGATAtagtagatgttgctaattttttttctataaacttagacaaacataaaaaaatgattagaaaaaagttaaaatgacttatagtataaaacggagggagtataaattagtATTCTTGAGCAGAAGGTTGGTCAAAAATAGATGTTGGAGAGTATCTTCAAAATTCATCCTTCCTAACATATTCCTATTTTTCAATCTATCTCTCATCAATAACCAGAAAAAtactttgtgtttttttaacatATGAATAAAATGTTGCTACTAATTCACTACCTTCCCAGCACTGTCACGCCTataaatttagcccaaatttccagactattttgtgtattaaattcctgtctaggaccagccagggtacacaaaacgacaagtaataaacagttccaaacataaataaagcgtaaaatacttacagaagaggctcttagtcctcacaccgaaaagaaagcagcagcagcggaaaatgcgatcctagcggggggcttcagctccactccacaggcaaaactcaactagggtctgagccttggtcctctaacttcatcttcagctcagaagcactacacttctgaaaaaggGGAATAATAGTAAGGCTGAGcacaaccaccatactcagcaagccacaccaatgatgcagacgtgcaaggggaatacaaggacggtttgaggctatttgcataaaggcagttgtaaaatattttattgagcaaacagtaaaacagttgattaattaaggtaacattaaatctccactgatcaacgctacaccacgttgaacaggcccaaccaacccacctgaactacagtgcattgggtcgatttattaagtgtgagactaatcacggtgaatctggtcgatcgcccataactgcgggcacggctattcgaatagttttactctggccagaggtgcacaactgtgcccacaagacacaatccaccggcatgtcaccgcgcttgcgcagacacgtcaccatgtcgagtgattgtgacaagaccctccgcataaccctcccctaaccatccacaccacgctaaggtttcacccccaccgcTACCCTAGAGGTGGGCAGTCCCCTcatgcgccgcggtgaatccggcagttggacaaccggacaccccggctgacccaactccatcacgcccaccctcgccaccggtgcctaggaaagggtagagctatacttcagatcaagcagttaccaactcccgcttgtggtaagcactgtaagtcttccagggttttccgtgaaccggtccttaattgccatgggtgcaaccagcaaaaccatgcacccacagtcCACCATTcggtcgcattttagttggataattatgaCCATGAaccatggccagatgtctcgagcacccAGCTCGTCAAGATACTAGATGTCTAAAACTGTAATTATCCAATCAACTGAGCTAGCGGTAATTAAGCATGTCTAAGCATaaagttctagctaggtcacataagtaacacaagctattcgatttatcacccaaggttgacaaaggacagatatcaagtaaacatggcacaagcgagcagataggtaaactcTGATCCCATGTATttagcaagacatgcaattttatttgcaaacggtaaaacatttgtaaattaggatcaaaatgctcaaggggaatgtgtgacttgccttgcttcttcacttttatcttctgaactcttttcctcacgaccgcggacttccgaaacgacggattctacacgctggcacgcaaaacatggaaaaactctaataaacacCTAGagaacagtacataaaaagtaaacaaacatgtagagctcaattttagataaattttgcaagttgaacggCCCAATTcagagttcgaatgaattagatatgaattttagaagttttgagccatttaaatgaatttctataattattaacgaatttattgcgcaattaaatCATTTATGGCGTCAACCGAGAGGAAGGGGTGGCgccgacaagtgggccccacccgtcggTGACTCACGGGAGGCGGGTGCACCGTGGACCAAGTCCATGCGCACACCGGCCTgcgggcgcaccacgtggcagaCACATGGCGGCCACGACGGACGGGCGAgcggaggtggcgccgacgtggcgccacgAGGGCACCAACGCGGGCCGGCACGAGAGGCGCCACATGGATGGCCCGAATCGACCAGAGCGACCGATCGGGCGACCACGGACAGGCGGGCGCAGCAGGGGACCGGGCGGCCACAGGCTAGCGGgctggcggcggcagccggccaGCCGACCgaacggcggcggtgcgcggcccgatggtcgccggcggcagccacCGGTGCGGCGGTGcgtgcgggagaggagggagaggaggagctcacCGAGGACGCGGCGATGAGAGGGGGCGGAAGGCAGGGAGCTCGGCAGCGACAATCCTCTGGACGAAGGCGGAACGGCAGCGTTCCGCGAGCGGGAACCAGCGGACGGCAGTCGGAAGGACCTGGGGAGGACGAAGGAGAGGTTAGGAAGGGGAGAGGGGCTCCCAGCGGCGTGAATCGCCGGTCGGAGGTGAGAAAGAGCGGTGGATGCTCACCGGCGCGAGGGGAACCGTGTTCCGGCGGGATTCCGGCCGTGAaaagcggcggccgaggtgctcCTCGGCGCTGCGAAGcgagcggcagcgacgacgcgaCTTGAGGTGGGTAGGAGCGGCGCCGGGCGGTGGCTGGAGGTGGTAAAGGCGGTGGTCGCTCGGGTTGCATGGTGGAATTGGTGTTAGGATAGTGTTTTGGGGAGGCGGAGTGGATGCCGGGGTGCGCCGTGGAGCGGCGAAGCCGACGGCGCtagcggcacggcgcggcggtggctagtgcgacggcggtgggcggctgAAGAtcgtcggcgagcggcggagctggggcgcgcgtggggagagcggtacGGGGCGCGAGGAGCTCGGGAAAAATGGGGAAATGGTAGAGGGGAGGCTAGGGATGCTTTTTATAACCTCGGGAGTCGACGGGGAGGCCGGTTTGCGGCGGATTTGAAGGGGGAAAGGGGTGCCGGCGATGTGGGTGAGTGGGCTCGGGGTGGCGGCGATTTTCGCGGGGAGTGGGGAAGAACGGCGCGGACGTGGGTGGAGACTGCGCCCACGCACTCGCGGGAAAGGGGGCCGCGCGGGAGAGGCGGCAAcgtgggcggcgcgggcggcaatggcggttgCCGGTGAAGTggctggaggaaggagatgacaggtggggccgcgggtcccacctgtcagccaaaGGAAGAGAGTAGACCGGTTGGGGGGTGGATGTAGACTTTGAGAGAGAGGGCCGAGTAGGCCGAGGAGGAAAAGGAGGCCGGCTGGCCGGATGCgcggcgcggggggggggggggggggggggggcgggcggaagaaggggaggattgGGTCGAAAACGGCCCAAAAGGAGAGGAtagaattttaatttgtttttttatttaaattgattgAATGAACTttgtatattataattatttcttgagctccgaaaattcacgggaaattttcagagaatatttagggcacaaagaatattataaaatattcccGGCcgatgatttttaaaggaaatttttaattccctcaTTATTTCACTTAATTAAATtgcttttaaattttatttaatttctagaaaatgcattattaaacgatttttaatcccgaacaaAAATCGGGACGTTACATGCACGCTGCCTCCCATCATTCCTAGCTAGCATGGCTCGTTCCCCGTGTTAAGAGTATAAGTGAATTGATACCATCTTTCTTTGCAATTGCCCCTTCTTAATTAGTTAAAGCTCTTATTTTGAATTAGTTGTTAATACTTATATTTAACTCCATATGTTATCGGAGTGAAGTCCCAAAATCACAAAGACCAAAACCATTCgcttttgagtaaattttagaaagagtaaattgcaccacagtacaacaacttgacaggtgggtgcgatataatgtaagaacttgaaaattgaacGTCCAAGCggaacaacttgacaagtgggtgcgttctagtacaagaacttaacaatttagtatttttgtGCATCAACTTGGCTAGGCATATAcaaggtgagtttttttttcacgatgtcaatatgccattacatagtAATCATACGGATATTGCCTTATGAGCACATAGTAGTACAATTTACATCTAATTacctttaagatttttttttgttttctttatcttatcaaatatcaaccgaaatataataatttctacatatAGTTTAATTGgctttcagttattagttattatgataaaaatataaatatacttatacaaATCTGCGAAATATgcgctagtatattgtcaaaattcgtacttaaaaattgaatttatataaaaaatgctcTAAATAATCAAGTTGTAGCATAACTTTTTAATTTACtatatcaaaatcatacctaccttgcaagttgttgcatttatacgatcacttataaagttcttatactaaattgcacctaccTACCAAATTATTGCACTAGaacgctcatttctcaagttattacactaaattgcacccacctgccaagttgatACACCatggatgcaatttactcttttagaAAACTTCGTGTTGTATGGTCAAAGTTGTAGAAACCATATGTATTATGACACGCGACATCTAACCTCAAGTAGTGTTGTTTtcaaagtttcacaaaaccccaCCCTTATGCATTTTGAGCATGAATTTACTTTAAATTAAAAAACGTAGAGTGTAAatgaaaatttaattattaaGTTATTGACTAAGATTGATAGAAGCTTTACTATACTTCCAAAATTTTATTTAGATATGCTGAAATTTATTAAGATTTAAATAAAGGTGGGGTTTTATGAAACATGGAGAGCATAAATCTTGTGGTGTGCCACACATCATAATTAATACCTATGGTTTCCACAACTTTAATCATACAATATggagttttctgaaatttactgtTTAGTTTTGGACAAGGGAATAAATTAAACGGTTTCAAAAGTTGAGGAGTCTGTAATACCCGATATTAATGTTAAGGGGTATATTTTAGACTAATACAGTCTTGGCGGGGGTTAAATGGACTTAAAACCTTTTTAATGTACTCTATGCATTTTTAACCTTTTTGTTGTTTTATCATTTTAGGTTTGTTCAAAGTCTACATAACTTAaaaatggaatggagggagtaacagttttatagatatatactactcagtactcgtaaaggaagtcgttttggacagtgacacggtctccaaaacataactttaactttttatttctataaaaatatttattgaaaagtgatatatgtatacttttatgaaagtatttttcaagacaaatctattcatataatttttacattttcaaactcaacaatttaaaagttattcatgatttatattccaaggtttgacttaaatattgtccaaaacgacttcctttacgagtacggagagagtatatctcGTTCCAATTCCGTGTTATAAACGATTGATCACACGTGGAATATATACCCAAAGATATAAAAAGCCAGTAGTAAgttattttaagtttttatttgcaaTAGGCTAATATATGTAGACAAGTGCATATCCAATtatccatgcatatatatcaGCGTATGCATGTACAGTGCATTTGGGTTCAGGTTGGCTCATGTAATGGATTGCAAGCATGCATGTAGCGCACAAGATGCTGGTGCATCTTGCCCGCAGGCCTAGGAGACCTACATGCATGGCCCATCCATGTTTCAGCACGCGGGCAGGGCACGACGTAGCAGTAGCACTTATAGTTGGCCGAAAGGCCCAGGGTCCAATGGCTCGGCCCATAGTATGGGGTTTTGGCCCAGTCTAAGCATGGCACGGTCCGACTGGTAGTGTTGGGCCATTGCGTGGGCCTCTTCCTCGGCATGATGGACCGGTTTAGCATGGTCCGGTCCAACAATCGAGGAGTTAAATAGATAAGCGagcccaaaataaatttattccgGCTATATAAGGTATATATGGCACAAATAGCTGcgggatgcaaaatagacttaatccAGCCAACGGCCCAAAGAGATGAGGAACGCAACGGTGGGCCTTCATGCATTCAGGCTGGTCCGGCACGGCCCGAGTCGTATTGGGTCGTGCCTGGGCCGATGGTACAGCAAGTGGGAGGGGTACGGCGTGGCCTGACAcacttctctactattataaaaactagtcgttaacccgtgcgttgcacgggtCATATTTGATATTAATTTGTTATCCTATAAAACTTGAATGTTAACGTTAACAGATtatttattcatatatatgtatataacaaATATGAGAGTTTTTAATACTATGTTGAATATCCTGGTCATTTTCTCAGTTCATATATAATTTGGGCAATTAACAATCTTAAAATGAGAATCTAAAATATTCATAATTCAGAATTTTAGaatataaataaaatggtgATATTCCAATTGCATGTTTTATTTAACATGATACATATAATCAATAGTCGGTATTATTTTAGTGTGGAAGCTCTCTCAAAGTGCTGAGTcaataagaaaaaaaggaaatagaTAAATAGATTACTATTCTAAATCGTAAAATAGCATTATTTGAATATTTTATGAATGTtgtaaataacaaaaaaatattttaaattcatAAGAAAAtggtattccctccgtttcatactgtaagactttctagcattatccatattcatatagatgttaatgaatctatacatatatatgaaatggaggaagtatgtatatttccatatattataaaatacaCACACATCACCATgtacctttttttcccctctggATAGTTatcttttgtccttttttttctcactcaATCAATCAATGAAAAAATTTGGAATCCATTCCCTAATTTTTTTGCTAATCAAGATAATAGTAGGAGAtagataatgttttttttatcatttaggTGCTGATATAATATTTGTGTTAAGCGGAGATAATTGTAGGAGATAGAGACATAAGTTCCTCGATCTGCTCGCAATCCCACCGCTGCTGATAATagcttagggcatccacaatgtagtcTAAAAGTGGTCCATAAGCAATACAATATTTGTTTCAGCTACCTAGCAACAATGTGGAACTAGTccatagcaaaaaaaaaaaaacaaaagctacCCATAAGCATATGGACTGCCTATAgagtaaaatatattatttgtctcTACCTCTTCTCTCATCCTAATACTATTTGCTATCCATATACATTGTGTATGTTTCAATAGTTAAAGTTCATATAagtgggtcccatctatatagACTACTTTTGCCATATACATTGTTGTTGCCCTTACGAAGACCTTTAGAGTAGAGGGGCATAAACGGTCATAAACGGTCATATATTTCTAGTTAATGCGGgagcttttgaaaatataaaatgtcTGATTTGTATAGATCTAATCGTCAAACCGTGCATCATACGGCTAATATTCATAGTATTTTaacaataaattttttttatcttcgtTAGCTTGCTAACTGTGGTTTTGGTCAAAAGATCTACACAtgctaatttttaattttgaatttcagaaaTAAGTGGATATTGATACTGTAAAGATCTGTAAAGACAATAGGAAAAACATGAAAGATACATGgtaaagcctattggttgctTATACAGAACATGGgagaaataaacttaatagCAAACGAATATACCTTACAAACTCCCTCAGAATTATGCTATCAAGATCACGAAAGCTAGATTAATTTATACATAGTTTTAGATGAGGaacctgtaaaaaaaaaatcaaatcttgcTTTAAAACGGAGTTGTAGTAGCTGCAGATCAACTTGAATCAAATCTTGATGGATAAAGTAATACCAAAACAGGAGAATTGAGCAGGGTCTGGTTGACAGAGTTCTTTGGGTGCAGGGTCAGGGAGATCGACGTATAACATACTGATCTGATCGCCGGCAGAGTCGAATGCGGCAGCCGAGATCGATACGATGACACGGGAACAATATATAGAAGCCTAATGTACATTGGATGGAGGCCCAGATAAGTCGTTAGGCTTTTGAAATTCCACGGTTACAATATGTAATCTATGGTCACGATTTGATGATCTAGCTAATCAACAGTTAGATTATTCTGATTAACGTGAGAGCTTCAAAAAAGTGCCCAATTAGTATATgtttagtataggtatagatagattgaagatgtttttgccggtactttggtacatcATTCGTGTTttagtcggtttttaagtttattcgcttttgaaaatacatatttgtgtttgagtcagtttttaagtttgttcacttttggaaatataaaaggagttgtataagaaatctctttaaaaaaaactcgcatgaaACTTGAGAaaatcggactcctaactgcggCTCATGActttgtaaaaaagaaaatcgaGCAAAACCGCACAATGAATTTTACCTTAGTTAAAcctataacaataataagattaacaTAGCTTCAcctattgcaacgcacgggtattttttatAGTAGATAAAAGAAGCTATTTTCCCTTTCGTAAAATACTTAAATTACATTATGTTTAATAATGTTGCACAGTGAAAGAGGAATAGCTTATATGCATACAATGCATAATGTATTAGATATGCCAATAAATAGAGGTACTACACAAGCACTTCTGCACGAACTTAATTTTATTCTCAcacacatcgatcgatcgatctcacacAGTCACACTCGTCTCACATCTCACAACTTTTATTTATTCTTCACAAACAAGCTGACCTGGAAATTAATCATGCAAGAACCAAAAGAATTAACCAAGCCATGAAATCAAACAGAAAAGCAAGTGTGGATTGATGGAATGGATGAACTAAAAATTCAGCTGTGATATGCCGGCCGGAGGGCTGGGAGCCGGCGCCGCAGCTCCGCCACCGTtcgccgcgccaccaccgtTCGCCGGCGTCGGCTTGGGGCCTTGGGGTCTGTTGTAGAAATAGTCGAAGAAGGGGCACAGGAACGCAGAGGTGCACTCCGCCGACGACGAGTAGTGCATCctcttgccggcgacggcgacgaaggtGTTAGTCTTATTGCTGCCGTTGTCCGTCGTTGATGACAGCGGCACGATCTTGGACGGCTCCTGCCCGGGGCACGGCGTGCTGCTCGCCGCGCTGTGCAGCTGCGCGAAGCagtcggcggcgccgtggaggtcGTTGGCGGCGAGGGGCACGCTGaaggcgccgtcgccgtcgaggtcgCCGACGGCCTTGCTCTCGTACTCGCCGTCGCTGTTCTTGCACTTGATAGCCACCTGGAGACCTGAGCATCACCAAACAATAAATCAACAGTGATAAATCGATCGATAGATCAGCactcagttaattaattagcgatgaacatatcatcatcatcatcatcatgatatatatatatatacccttgAAAGCATCCTGCGCCTTCATGTTCTTCCTGGAGCAGCCGCCGCACTTGGCCAAGCCGACGacgaccgccaccgccgcctcgccgtccgcagcggcggtggcagccaTCACGAGGACAGCGGAGACGACGGCGCCGAAGAGTAGAGCCCATGCTACAGCTGCCATTGCTGAATCAATCCTAGCAAAATCCTCCTCCTTGATATTTGGAGTATCTTTCCCTTTTGCCCTTAGGGGCTATAATTTTTTACCTCTATATCCAATGAAATAGCACAATCTCGTGctgattcttttaaaaaaaaaacagatatttGGAGTATCTTAGTGCTGTCTGTGTGGATGAGTGAAGAAGCAGCAGAGGccatgcatggtttatataggCGTCTGCTAATTATATTACAACATGATTAGCAATTTGCGCCGAATTTGCAGGTTTAAAATCATTAATGCGGTACATTTGATCGATTTAAGAGTAGTGCACTGTGAACGTGCACATTGCATGCAGTGTTTCACCATTGATGCGCATCGGTGGTGTTTAGTTTAACAAGCAAAGTTATATGCTTTAATCGAGTAGTACTCCTGCAGTTCATAGTACTACGTACTAGTCTGTTTTACAGAAAGGATAATAGTTCTATAGTATAGGACAGCTCCAACCAAATTGCATGATTGAGATACTTTTGTTCTTTCTTATATATATTGTGTTTGTTAATTTGGCTCTTGATCATTTGATGTTTAAATTTGTCGGCATATACATACCTACTAGTATTTGCAGAAGGGATCACATATACATTTATCAACAAATTTTCTTCTAGCAATTTAacaaatgtaattatagtacatgATCATGGTGTAATTTCCGTCATAAGTTGCATGTAACTACgatataacttgtatataacttttaaaaattccatTGAAACATACTATTTCCGTGAAATGGACATCGTAGGAGCGAATCCTCTCACATGTGCGCgcactgtaattttttttcctttctcactTACACGAATCTTGAAACAAAtctaacaatttaaaattatgtaaaagttacaaaaattttataaaagttacattataattacatacaagttacaatgtaacgacagtatataataattatatttgtcaaatttttgaaaaaaattgtcgataaatatataacaaaattatttGCAGAATAGTAGCCTGTAGAAGTTTAAGTAAATTGTTATTGTTTATCTCCGTCTCTTTTAGCGTATGTTAATTAAGAATGTTGTCATGGGCGTGTGAGtgatgtgtgtgcatgtggtgACGGCGGGCATCTTATCTATATAATGGGAAAAAAATTCCTTCCTTTGATTGAATCCACCTAAGCAACCTAGCAACATTAATTTCAGCATATCTGCCTGCATGCACGACTCTGACATAGGATGGACGGGAAGCTCATGGCTCGTTTGCTTGCTTGGCTAATTTTATTTTCCTAACGAGCCAAGCTGGCCAGTGACATATCTAGGATTTTTATATAGCTGGtccaatttatatatattttaaatatcctAAATATAACAAGAGTTAGAAGTATAAATTGATCAAATATGCATCATAATATAGAAGTATGAATAGATCGAATGTGCATCATAATATAGTAATAAgggtgttgttttttttcttttcacatgtgtatatatgtattgggGTAGGATGTTTTTGGGTGGTCTTAGGACCACCTCTAGATCCGCCTATGGAGCTGGTATTTTAGCTTGTTACGGGTAACgcgccagctcgagctggcacGCGAGCCTTAACGAGCTAGAGTAGCCCACACCTCAGCAAGTCACAACCCATATTCTCATAAGGCCCAAGAACATCAAAAGCCTAGCTCTTGATCCCCttttaaggaataagttcaccttgtgaccctcaaaagtgatcgaaatctaatccgtgaccctaaaccataaaaccggatatcttgatccctcaactcttaaaaccggtgcaattagactccctcgacggttttgaaaggcggtttcgctgatgtggcgcctacgtggacATATTGACCTGGTCTTCattccacgtggcattgacgtggcgcttgcgtggcattaaaaaattaaaaaaaatatacttgtcatctctccttctcttcatcctccttccctctctctcgccaTTATCTTCACGGCTAgagtgcggcggcgacggcggcgggcggctcgggCCGGAGCGGCAGCGCCGACGGAGATCGAGGCCGGGTGCCGCACATGCCCAGTCACCGGCGAGAGGCTGAGCACCGTCGCCGTAGTTGCtatgcctcctctcctccattgAAGCGGCCGTGCAGGGGATACTACGGCGAGTCCCTCCAATGATGCGGGGGGCTCACAAGCGGGACTGCTTCGACGAAGCCAGAGGGAGTCACGGCAGTGGGAAGCGGCAGCAGTGATGGGACTGCGTTGGATGGCGACGAGAACGAACTGTTAGatttaattgggtaattgatccatttaaatcaattaaatcaaataaattccaagactcattatgctaggaattcatgtgaattcattcttttatgggatatcaatgggatgaagagttttgagaattaatccatttgattagggaattggtaacttatatcaattagtcctaattgatggatggttgatggttgtgtagtggaggatggttcatggctagttgatgacaattagttgctctattcctcttcctattccattggtgatggttgtgtagtggaggatggttgatggctaattgatgagaattagttactctattcctcttcctattccatgactcttactcttcatcttccatttcCTCTTATAAAATGATAATGGATTTGATCTCCTGCGAAAGAGGAAGACACACTTTTCATCCATTTTTCAACGCTGTTGCTGCTACGGTAATCCCATCCCGACGAGTGTGTGCACACGCGTTGGGATAgtaggcctccgaaaccacgcgTTGTTGCGACGTTTGCACAGACGGACGagcgatcaggtttttggggagtgcaaggcgcgactactcactgttcgtcaacatctacttcaccttcaccaacatgtcgaacactggacacaaggagaaggagactcccgtcaacaccaacggaggcaatactcctcaaactccagcggagg
The sequence above is drawn from the Oryza glaberrima chromosome 10, OglaRS2, whole genome shotgun sequence genome and encodes:
- the LOC127753431 gene encoding proline-rich protein 4-like produces the protein MAAVAWALLFGAVVSAVLVMAATAAADGEAAVAVVVGLAKCGGCSRKNMKAQDAFKGLQVAIKCKNSDGEYESKAVGDLDGDGAFSVPLAANDLHGAADCFAQLHSAASSTPCPGQEPSKIVPLSSTTDNGSNKTNTFVAVAGKRMHYSSSAECTSAFLCPFFDYFYNRPQGPKPTPANGGGAANGGGAAAPAPSPPAGISQLNF